CCCATCCATCGTCGAGATCAAGGATTACCTCGACAGCGAAACGAAAAAGGGTGGCGCGATCCTGGCCGGTCTCGAACACCTCGATGAACGCTACCTGCGCGCGGTCGGCTACGCGACCAAGTCCAAGCGCGGCGTGTTGCCGAAGATGGCCTTGTTCGGAGATATCGTCGGCGACGACGAGGATGCGGTGGCGCGTGCGGCGTCCGAAGTGATCCGCATCGCCAATACGCGCGTCGGCGAAGGCTTCGTTGCGGTCAGCCCGGAAGCGCGCAAGAAATTCTGGCTGGACCGCGCCCGCACGGCGGCGATCGCCAAGCACACCAACGCGTTCAAGATCAACGAAGACGTCGTGATCCCGCTGAACCGCATGGGCGAATACACCGACGGCATCGAACGCATCAACATCGAGCTGTCGATCAAGAACAAGCTGCAACTGGTCGACGAATTGCGCAGCTTCTTCGCCGCCGGCAATCTGCCGCTCGGCAAGAGCGATGACGCGGAAGGCGAGGACATCCCCGCTGCCGAACTGCTGGAAGACCGCGTCAGTCAGGCGGAACTGCTGCTGAGCGCCACGCATGCGCGCTGGTCCTATCTGCTGACGCAACTCGACAAGCCGCTGCGCGAGGCGAAGGATGACTTGATCGCCTTCGGTCTCGACAGGCCGGCCGGAACCTTCGCGGATCGACTGGCGAAGCAGCCGGATGCCACGGTATTCCATGTGGTGCAGGATCGCACCGTGCGCGTGTCATGGAAGGCGGAAGTACGCGCGCTGTTGCGACAGATTTTCAATGGTGCAGCATTCAAGCTGATCCTCGACGAATGCAGCGCGCTTCACAAGCGCGTGCTGCGCGGCCGCGTCTTCGTCGCGCTGCACATGCATGCCGGCGACGGCAACGTGCACACCAATCTTCCGGTCAACTCCGACCATTACGAGATGCTGCAGGATGCGCATGCCGCGGTGGCGCGCATCATGACGCTGGCGCGCTCGCTCAACGGCGTGATCTCGGGCGAGCACGGCATCGGCATCACCAAGCTGGAATTCCTGACCGAAGACGAAATCGGCGATTTCCGCGAGTACAAGAAACGCGTCGATCCGCAAGGCCGCTTCAACAAGGGCAAGCTGCTGAACGATCCCGACATGCCGTCCGATTTGCGCAATGCCTACACGCCGTCGTTCGGCCTGATGGAGCACGAATCGCTGATCATGCGGCAGAGTGATATCGGCGCGATCGCCAACAGCGTCAAGGACTGCCTGCGCTGCGGCAAGTGCAAACCGGTGTGCGCGACCCACGTGCCGCGCGCGAATCTGCTTTATTCGCCGCGCAACAAGATTCTGGCGACCTCGCTGCTGGTCGAAGCCTTCCTGTACGAGGAGCAGACCCGGCGCGGCGTGTCGATCAAGCACTGGGAAGAGTTCGAGGACGTCGCGGATCACTGCACGGTCTGCCACAAGTGCGTCACGCCTTGCCCGGTCGATATCGACTTCGGCGACGTGTCGATGAATATGCGCAACCTGCTGCGCAAGATGGACAAGAAGTCCTTCAACCCCGGCACCGCGACCGCGATGTTCTTCCTGAACGCGACCGATCCTGCGACCATCAATGCGACGCGTGCGGCGATGACCGGCTTCGGCTTCAAGGCGCAGCGCCTCGCGAACGACGTATTGAAGAAGTTCGCGAAGAAGCAGACCAAGGCGCCGCCGGCCACGCACGGCAAGCCACCGATCAAGGAACAGGTGATCCACTTCATCAACAAGAAGATGCCGGGCAACCTGCCGAAGAAAACCGCGCGTGCCTTGCTCGACATCGAAGACGACAAGATCGTGCCGATCATCCGGGATCCGAAGAAGACCACCGCCGACAGCGAAGCGGTGTTCTACTTCCCCGGTTGCGGTTCGGAGCGGCTGTTCTCGCAGGTCGGTCTGGCGACGCAGGCGATGCTGTGGAATGTCGGCGTGCAAACCGTGCTGCCGCCGGGCTATCTGTGCTGCGGCTATCCGCAGCGCGGCGCGGGCCAGTATGACAAGGCCGAGAAGATGATGACGGACAACCGCGTGCTGTTCCATCGCGTCGCCAACACGCTGAACTACCTCGACATCAAGACCGTCGTGGTGTCCTGCGGCACCTGCTATGACCAGTTGCAGAGCTATGAATTCGAGAAGATATTCCCGGGTTGCCGCATCATCGACATCCACGAATATCTGCTGGAAAAAGGCGTGAAGCTGGAAGGCGTGACCGGTACCCGCTACATGTACCACGACCCTTGCCACAGCCCGATGAAGCAGCAGGATCCGATGAAGACGGTGAATGCGCTGATCACCACCAGCGATGGCCAGAAGGTCGAGAAGAACGAGCGCTGTTGCGGTGAATCCGGCACCTTCGGCGTCAGTCGTCCCGACATCTCCACGCAGGTGCGCTTCCGCAAGGAAGAGGAAATGAAGAAGGGGGCCGACAAGCTGCGCACCGACGGTTTTTCCGGCGACGTCAAGATTCTGACGTCCTGCCCCTCGTGCTTCCAGGGCTTGTCGCGCTACAACGAGGATTCCGGCACGACCGCCGATTACATCGTGGTCGAAATGGCGCGTCATCTGCTGGGCGAAGACTGGCTGCCGGACTATGTGGCGCAGGCCAACAATGGCGGCATCGAGCGCATCCTGGTATAGGGAAATATGGCGAAAACCTCCTGCGAACTCTGTGCCCAATTGGGCGGTGAGGTCGTCTACCGGAACGACCAGTATCGCGTCGTGCTGGTGGACGACGCGCACTATCCCGGCTTTTGCCGCGTGATCTGGAACGGGCATGCGCAGGAAATGACCGACCTGCCGGCTGCGGACCGCACGGTGCTGATGGATGCGGTCTGGCAGGTCGAGGATGCGGTGCGAGAGATCATGCATCCCGACAAGATCAACGTGGCAAGTCTGGGCAATATGGTGCCGCATGTGCACTGGCATGTGATTCCGCGTTTCACCAGCGACGCGCATTTTCCGAACCCGATATGGGGGGAAGTCAGGCGCACGCCCGATTCGGCCGACCTGTCGCGGCGACGCGCCTTGCTTCCGCGCTTGCGCGCCGCGATCGTCGAGCGGCTGGATCAGTCTGCTCAATCCGTTTTCTAACCTGTCCCGGATGTCATCATGGCTGACTTGAAGAATGCAATACCGAACCCGACTGCGCTGACCCTGCGCACCCAGTCGCGCGTGCTGGAAATATCCTTCGACGACGGTTCCGACTTTTCCCTGCCGTTCGAGCTGCTGCGCGTGTATTCACCCTCGGCGGAAGTGCGCGGTCATGGCGCCGGGCAGGAAGTCTTGCAAACAGGCAAACGCGATGTGCTGGTCACGGCGCTGGAGCCAGTGGGCAACTATGCGGTGCAACCCCATTTCTCCGACAGCCACAACACCGGCATTTATTCTTGGGACTACTTGTATTGGCTCGGTGCGAACCAGGCACAGCTGTGGGAAGACTATCTGCAGCACCTGGAGGCTGCCGGTTACACGCGGGAAACCGGACGCGATATTCCCATGTCCACTACGCAGTCTGGCGGTCACGGCTGCGGACACCATCATTGAAGATTCGAACTTCCCGCGCTACCGAGGTGCGGATCGAAGCGCGCCGCCTATACTGAAGCCATGGGAACCATGGCAATAGGGCCATAGTCGGATTTGTATAATGTGCGACTCATTTCAACAAGGCCGCAAACATGACCAACACAACCCATTTCGGCTATCAGACCGTCGCTGAAGACGACAAGGTCCACAAGGTCGCCGAAGTATTTCATTCCGTTGCCGCGAAGTACGACGTGATGAACGACTTGATGTCGGGCGGACTGCATCGCATCTGGAAGACATTCACGATCGCGCAGGCCGGCGTGCGGGCCGGGTTCAAGGTACTCGACATCGCCGGCGGCACGGGTGATCTGGCAAAGGCGTTCGCCAAACAGGCAGGGCCGAGCGGCGAAGTGTGGCTGACCGATATCAACGAGTCAATGCTGCGTGTCGGGCGCGACCGGCTGTTGAACAAGGGACTGGCGACCCCCACCTTATTATGTGATGCCGAGAAGCTGCCGTTCCCGAATAATTACTTCGACCGCGTGACGGTTGCCTTCGGCCTGCGCAACATGACGCACAAGGATGCGGCGCTGGCGGAAATGCGCCGTGTGCTGAAGCCGGGCGGCAAGCTGCTGGTGCTGGAGTTTTCGAAGGTCTGGGATCCGCTGAAAAAGCCGTATGATGTGTATTCCTTCTCTGTGCTGCCGTGGCTGGGCAAGCGCATCGCCAATGATGCCGACAGTTATCGTTACCTGGCGGAATCGATCCGCATGCACCCGGATCAAGAAACGCTCAAGAGCATGATGCAGGAGGCCGGACTGGAGCGAGTCGAGTATTTCAACCTGACGGCGGGTGTGGCCGCGCTGCACACCGGGATCAAGTTTTAGGAGGCTATATGAAGAGATTATTTGTTGCGATGCTGGTGGCCGTCTCGGCCTTGTCGCTTGTCGTGACCGAAGCTGAAGCCAAGCGCATGGGCGGCGGCGGTTCGCTCGGCAAGCAGTCGCAGAACTACAGCCGTCAGGCACCGGCGCAATCGCCGAACCAGCAGCTGTCGAACCAGAACCAGGCCAAACCGGCGGCTCCTGCGGCTGCGCCGCAATCCGTTCCACCGAAGCCGGCCAGCCCGTGGAAGAACATCCTCGGCGGCGCCTTGCTGGGTCTGGGACTGGGCGCGCTGTTGTCGCACCTCGGTCTGGGCGGCGCGCTTGCCAACGTGATCGGTGCGGTATTGATGATCGCCTTATTCGCGCTGGCGGCGATGTTCATCGTGCGCCTGCTCCGCCGCAACAGCGGTAGCGCCGGCAACGCTGACGTGCAACCCGCCTACCCGGGCGGCTACGACGCAAGCCGCACGCCGGATATCGGTTCCCGTCTTGAGGCATCCGCGCAACCGGCGGCATTGCAGGCAGCGAGCCCGGTGTCGGGCGCAGCAGCCGTTGCGCCGGGCAACGTGCCCGCCGATTTCGACGTGCCGGCCTTCCTGCGCAATGCCAAGACCTACTTCATCCGCTTGCAGGCGGCGTGGGACAAGGCCGATGTCAATGACATCCGCGAATTCACCAGCACCGAGATGTTCGCCGAACTGAAGCTGCAATTGCAGGAGCGCGGCGCATCGCCCAACCATACCGATGTCGTCTCGCTGGATGCCGAACTGCTCGGCGTGGAAACCGTGGGTGAGGAATACATGGCCAGCGTCAGGTTCTCCGGCATGATCAAGGAGGCCGAGAATGCGCCGACCGAGCCGTTCACCGAAATCTGGAACCTGACCAAGCCGCTTTCGGGTCAGGGCGGCTGGCTGCTGGCAGGCATTCAGCAATTGTCGCCAGCCTGATGAAATAAGCTTCGGCAAGCTGTTAAACTTGAGGCCGCCCGTGAACCGATTCACGGGCGGTTTTGTTTTTGCGCGGCCCTTCTTGTCCGCATTTCTTGTCACAGTTGAAATGAGTCCCCTGATTCCTTCCCCGCATTTGATCATGCTGCCCGCCGCGATCAATCACTTGCTGGCCCACGAGCCGTGGGCACGCGAAAAGCTGGCCGCGCACGCCGGCAAGGTCGCCTGTGTGGACGCCGGCATGATGGCGTTCAGGCTCAAGGCGACCGCCGACGGCATGGTGCAGGCAGCGGATAAAGATGACGCGACGGCGGTGACTATTCGTGTCCGGCTGGCGGATCTGCCGCTGATCGCGCAGAACCGCGAGCGCGCATTTTCGTACGTCAAGATCGAGGGAGATGCCGACTTCGCCAACACGATTTCGCAGTTGAGCCAGTCGCTGCGCTGGGAGGCGGAAGAAGATCTCGGCAAGCTGATCGGCGACGTCGCCGCCACGCGGCTGGTTGCCGGTGCGCGCACGGCGATCGACACCGCCAGATCGACGCAGCAGAAGCTGGCGGAAAACCTGGCCGAATACTTCCTCGAAGAGAAGCCGATGCTGGTGCGGCCGCAAGCCGTGAGCGATCTTGGCGGCGATGTCGCGCGGCTGCGCGACGATGTCGAACGCCTCGCCAAGCGCATCGAGAAACTGGAAGGACGTCGCTAAATGCTATTCAAGGTACTGCGGCTGTTCAAGATCACGCGGGTGGCGGTTCGTTACGGCCTCGACAATATCGCCATCTCCGGATTGGCCCAGCCGCGTCTCGCGCGGCTGCTCGATACGCTGATTTTCTGGCGCGACATCTCGGCGCCGCGCGGAGTCCGTCTGCGCCAGGCGCTGGAAGACCTCGGTCCGATTTTCGTCAAGTTCGGACAGGTGCTGTCGACCCGGCGCGATCTGCTGCCAGCGGATATCGCGGACGAACTGGCGCGCCTGCAGGACCGCGTGCCGCCATTCGACCCCGACCTTGCGATCGCGCAAATCACCAGGTCGTTGCGCGCGCATCCGGATGAGTTGTTCGCGAGCTTCGAGCGCGATCCGGTGGCATCCGCCTCGATCGCGCAAGTCCATTTCGCCACGCTCAAGGACGGACGGGATGTCGCGGTCAAGGTGCTGCGTCCCGGCATGAAGCGCACCATCGAGGAAGACCTTTCGCTGATGCAGATCGCCGCCGAATGGGTGGAGCGGCTGTGGGCCGATGGCAGGCGCCTGAAGCCGCGCCAGGTGGTGGCCGAATTCGACAAGTACCTGCACGACGAACTCGATCTGATGCGTGAAGCGGCCAACGGCAGCCAGCTGCGGCGCAACTTCAACGGCTCGGACCTGCTGGCGATCCCGGAGATGCACTGGGATTACTGCTCGACCGCGGTGATCGTGATGGAGCGCATGCGCGGCATTCCGATTTCGCAGACAGAGCGCCTGATCGAAGCGGGCGTCGACTTGAAGAAACTGTCACGCCATGGCGTCGAGATTTTCTTCACGCAGGTTTTCCGCGACGGCTTCTTCCATGCCGACATGCACCCCGGCAATATCCAGGTATCGGTCGAGCCGGAGACCTTCGGCCGCTATATCGCGCTCGACTTCGGCATCGTCGGCACGCTGACCGATTTCGACAAGGATTACCTGTCGCAGAATTTCCTCGCCTTCTTCCGGCGCGACTACAAGCGCGTGGCCGAAGCGCATATCGAGTCCGGCTGGGCGCCGAAGGACACGCGGGTCGATGAACTGGAGTCGGCGGTGCGCGCCTGCTGCGAACCGATCTTCGACCGGCCGCTGAAGGACATCTCGTTCGGCCAGGTGCTGCTGCGCCTGTTCCAGACCTCGCGCCGCTTCAATGTCGAGGTGCAGCCGCAACTGGTGCTGCTGCAAAAGACGCTGCTCAATATCGAAGGCCTGGGACGCCAGCTCGATCCCGACCTCGATCTGTGGAAAACCGCGAAGCCCTACCTGGAACGCTGGATGAACGAGCAGGTCGGCTGGCGTGGCCTGATCCAGCGCTTCAAGGAAGAAGCACCGCGCTACAATCATCTGATCCCGGAGTTGCCGCGCTTGGCGCATGAGGCCCTGCAGGCGCATATTGCGCAGCCGGAAAGGCAGAATGCCGAACTGCTCAGGCAGTTGATCGTCGAGCAAAGGCGCACCAACTTGCTGTTGAGCATTCTCTTGTATTTCGGCGGCGGCCTGATCGGCGGTGTGCTGATCATGCAATTGCTCGAGCGCTGGCTGCACTAGACTGGACGCGTATTAGGGCAGAAAGCGATGCCGACTTTTGAAACCCGAGACCCTTCCGCTTCGGCGTTCTGGACCGAACGCTTCGCGCACCAGTTCACGCCCTGGGATCGCGGCGGCGTGCCGGCGGCGCTGCGGCGCTTCGTCGCGCAATCATCACGACCCCTTGTCACTCTGATTCCCGGTTGCGGTACCGGCTATGAAGTCGCCTGTCTGTCCGAGGCGGGTTGGGATGTGATTGCCATCGATTTTTCGCCGGCTGCCGTGCAGGCTGCACGCGCGGTGCTCGGCGGTTTGGCCGAACGGGTGGTGATGGCGGACTTCTTCGAGTTCGAGCCGCCACGGCCGCTCGACTGCATCTACGAGCGCGCCTTCCTGTGCGCTCTGCCGCGTGACAAATGGCCGCTGGTGGTACGGCGCTGGTCGGAGCTGCTGTCGCCCGGCGGTTTGCTGGCGGCCTTTTTCTACTTTGACAATTCGCCGAAGGGCCCGCCGTTCGGTGCCGATGCCGGCGAACTGGCGATGCTGCTCGCGCCGCATTTCGAGATGATCGACGACCAGCCGGTCGAGGATTCCGTTCCGGTGTTCGAGGGTAGGGAGCGCTGGCAGGTGTGGCGCAGGATCTAGTCTGGATTGCGCTTCCGACATCATTGAAAGCGAGAGGAGTGCCGCTATAATGCGCAATCTTTTCACCGTGACCGTCGATCATTTTTCGCGCTAGGACGATCCCATGAACGCTCTTCTCTGGTTTGTTGTTCTCTACTGGATCATCTCGGTCGGGATCGGACTGTATGCCGCCCGGTACGTGAAGAATTCCAAGGATTTCGCGGTGGCCGGACGCTCGCTGCCGATGTATGTCGTCACCGCCACGGTGTTCGCAACCTGGTTCGGCTCCGAAACGGTGCTCGGCATTTCCTCCACCTTCGTCAAGGAAGGATTGAGAGGTGTCATATCCGATCCGTTCGGTTCGTCGCTGTGCCTCATCCTGGTCGGTCTGTTTTTCGCGCGGCCCTTGTACCGCATGAATCTTTTGACCATCGGCGACTTCTACCGCAACAAATTCGGCCGCACCGTTGAAGTCCTGATCACCATCTGCATCGTCATCTCCTATCTCGGCTGGGTCGCGGCGCAGATCAAGGCGCTTGGTCTGGTGTTCAACGTCGTGTCCGGCGGCTACATCTCAATGAACGGCGGCATGATCATCGGTGCAGCCAGCGTGCTGGTCTACACGCTGATGGGCGGCATGTGGTCGGTCGCGATCACCGACTTCCTGCAGATGATCATCATCGTGATCGGCATGCTGTACATCGGCTGGGAGGTTTCCGACATGGCCGGTGGTGCCGGCGCGGTCATCGCGCATGCGGCCGCGGCCGGCAAGCTGGAACTCTGGCCGGAACCGACCGGCAGAGAACTCCTGTGGTTCATCGCCGCATGGATCACGATGATGCTCGGGTCGATTCCGCAGCAGGACGTGTTCCAGCGCGTCGCGTCCTCCAAGAATGAAAAGATCGCCGGCAACGCATCGGTGCTGGGCGGCGTGCTGTACTTCTGTTTCGCCTTCATCCCGATGTTCCTTGCCTATTCGGCCACGCTGATCGATCCGAAAATGGTTGCCGAGCTGATCGACAAGGATTCGCAACTGATCCTGCCGACGCTGATCATGACCAAGGTGCCGGTGTTTGCGCAGGTGATGTTCTTCGGCGCGCTGCTGTCGGCGATCAAGAGCTGCGCCAGCGCGACGCTGCTCGCGCCATCGGTGACCTTCACGGAAAACATCCTGAAAGGCATGCTGCCGAAGCAAACCGACAAGCAATTCCTGTTCTCGATGCGCGTCGTCGTCGTGATCTTTACGGCAATCGTCACGACGTTTGCGATGAATACGGAGTCGAGCATTTTCAAGATGGTCGAGAACGCCTACAAGATCACGCTGGTTGCCGCTTTCGTGCCGCTGGCTTTCGGCTTGTACTGGAAGCGCGCGACACGGCAGGGCGCACTGGCGGCGATTTTTCTTGGCCTGACCACCTGGCTGTCTCTTGAACTTGCCGCGCCGGAAGGGCTGTGGCCGCCGCAGCTGGCCGGTGTGCTGATGAGTCTGGGCGGGATGATCGTCGGCTCGCTGATGCCGCAAGTCGTTGACCGTCCGGTCGTGGCGCAGCGCTGACAAAATTGCAAGCCGGCTCGCTTGCCGGAATCGACTCCGGTCCGCTGCGATCGCTTTGGCAAGACATTGCTGCAAGCAATGCGCGCCATCAATGCCGGCGCGCAAAAACGGCAGGAAAACCTTTATAATTCAGGGTTTTGGATGATTTTTGCGGAGATTTTTTCATGCCGATTTACGCTTATCGTTGCGACGCCTGTGGCTTCGCCAAGGATGCACTGCAAAAAGTGTCCGATGCGCCTTTGACCGTCTGCCCATCCTGCAATCAACCCGCATTCAAGAAGCAAGTGACTGCCGCCGGTTTTCAGCTGAAAGGCAGCGGCTGGTATGTGACGGATTTTCGTGGCGGTTCGGGCGGCACTTCCGCTCCCGCCACATCGAACGCCAACTCTGCTTCGAGCGCCAGCGCGCCCGCCGCAGCGAGCTCATCGGACGCAGCCACCGGCACCTCAAGCTAAACTTTGCCTTCCCGGAATCTGCCGCGCAGATTCACACTCAAAGAAACCGATGCGTAAATACTTCATTACCGGCCTGCTGATTCTTGTTCCGCTCGCCATCACGCTGTGGGTGCTGAATCTGGTCATCGGCACCATGGACCAGTCGCTCCTTCTGCTGCCGGAACGCTGGCAGCCAAGAAACGTGTTCGGCTTCCACATTCCGGGGCTGGGCACGATACTGACGCTGCTCGTCATCTTCCTGACCGGTCTGCTGACACGCAATTTCATCGGCAACAAGCTGGTGCGTGCATGGGAAGGCCTGCTCAAACGCATTCCCATCGTCAATTCGATCTACTCCAGCGTCAAGCAGGTATCGGATACGCTGTTTTCCTCTTCCGGCAATGCCTTCCGCAAGGCGATGCTGGTGCAGTATCCGCGTCAGGGCTCATGGACGATTGCATTCCTGACGGGCGTGCCGGGTGGCGACGTGCGCAATCATCTGGTTGGCGATTACATCAGCGTCTATGTGCCGACCACGCCGAATCCGACTTCCGGCTTCTTCCTGATGATGCCGAGGGCCGATACGATCGAACTCGACATGACCGTTGATGAAGCGCTGAAATACATCGTATCGATGGGCGTCGTTTCACCCGAGCATCTCGTACCGGTGGCGAAGCCTCTGAGCGCCGTTTCCACCCAGACCGGCACCTGACGGTTTTCCATAAAGAACACGACTCACGCGCAAACATCGATTCGCCGGAGTCATCACTGAAGAATTTGAAACTGGAACCTGACTATGTCTATGCGAACTCACTACTGCGGCCTCACCACTGAGGCGCTCCTCGGCCAAACCGTCAGCCTGTGCGGCTGGGTGCATCGCCGCCGCGATCACGGTGGGGTGATCTTCATCGACCTGCGCGATCGCGAAGGCCTGGTGCAGGTTGTGTGCGACCCCGATCGCGCCGATGTGTTCAAGACTGCGGAAGCCGTGCGCAACGAATTCTGCCTGCGCATCACCGGCGTGGTGCGCGACCGTCCGGAAGGCACGACCAACGCCAACCTGCAGTCCGGCAAGATCGAAGTGCTGTGCCACCAGATTGAAGTGCTCAACCCATCGGTCACGCCGCCGTTCCAGCTCGACGACGACAACCTGTCGGAGACGACGCGCCTGACGCACCGCGTGCTCGACCTGCGCCGCCCGCAGATGCAGCAGAACCTGCGCCTGCGCTACAAGGTGACGATGGAAGTGCGCAAGTTCCTCGATGCCAACGGCTTCATCGACATCGAAACACCGATGCTGACCAAGTCCACGCCGGAAGGCGCGCGCGACTATCTGGTGCCGTCACGCGTGAACGCCGGCCACTTCTTCGCGTTGCCGCAGTCGCCGCAGTTGTTCAAGCAGCTGCTGATGGTCGCCAACTTCGACCGCTACTACCAGATCACCAAGTGCTTCCGCGACGAGGACCTGCGCGCAGACCGTCAGCCCGAGTTCACGCAGATCGACTGCGAAACCTCGTTCATGGGTGAGCAGGAAATCCGCGATCTGTTCGAGGGCATGATCCGTCTCGTGTTCAAGAACACGCTCGACATCGAGCTGCCGAACCCGTTCCCGGTCATGGATTACGCGACCGCGATGGGCCTGTACGGTTCGGACAAGCCGGACATGCGCGTGAAGATGGAATTCACCGATCTGACCGCGGTGATGAAGGATGTCGAGTTCAAGGTATTCTCCGGTGCCGCCAACATGGAAGGCGGGCGCGTGGTCGGCCTGCGCGTGCCGGGTGGTGCGAAGGAAGGCACCGGCATGCCGCGTTCCGAGATCGACGCCTACACGCAATTCGTCGCGATCTACGGCGCGAAGGGTCTCGCCTACATCAAGGTCAACGAGAAAGCGAAGGGTCGCGACGGCCTGCAATCGCCGATCGTCAAGAACATCCACGACGCCGCGCTCGCGCAGATCATCGAGCAGACCGGCGCGCAGGACGGCGACCTGATTTTCTTCGGCGCGGACAAGGCGAAGGTCGTCAACGACGCGATCGGCGCGCTGCGCGTGAAGATCGGCCACAGCGATTTCGGCCGCAAGAACGGCCTGTTCGAGGAGACGTGGAAGCCGCTGTGGGTGATCGACTTCCCGATGTTCGAATTCGATGAAGACAACCAGCGTTACGTCGCCGCGCACCACCCGTTCACCTCACCCAAGGACGGCCACGAAGACTTCCTCGAAACCGATCCGGGCAAGGCCATCGCGAAGGCCTACGACATGGTGCTGAACGGCTGGGAACTGGGTGGCGGCTCGGTGCGTATCCACCGCGCCGACGTGCAGAGCAAGGTGTTCCGCGCGCTCAAGATCGATGCCGAGGAAGCGCAGCTCAAGTTCGGCTTCCTGCTCGACGCGTTGCAGTACGGCGCGCCGCCGCACGGCGGCCTCGCCTTCGGCCTCGACCGCATCGTCACGATGATGACCGGCGCCGAATCGATCCGCGACGTGATCGCATTCCCGAAGACGCAGCGCGCGCAGTGCCTGCTGACGCAAGCACCGTCGGAAGTCGACGAGAAGCAGTTGCGCGAGTTGCATATCCGCTTGCGGAATGTGGAGCCGGCGGTGAAGGCGTAAGTATTCGGCGGTTGCAGCACACAAGAAAAAGGCGCGGATGTCCGCGCCTTTTTTCATTTCATGCACATCACATTGGATTCTGACTGGAATAGCATGCGCCCATGCTACATTTTCAATATGGCAATATGTTGCCGAAATGCTTCCTGGCGTGGCTTACCAATAAAGGATCTTCAATGAAAAAAATCCCTGCATTTTTCAGAATTGACACGTGTCTTGTGGTGACCAGCCTGTCGGCCGGTCTGCTGTTGGCAGGCTGCGGCGGATCGACCAGTGTGCAGGATGCGCCCACACCTGCCTTGACCATGGCGAGCAGCACGGTTGCCAACGGGGCAGTCGCCGTGGCGCGCAACGTCAAGCCGCAGCTGACCTTTTCCGCAGGGCTCGACGGTGCGACCGCCACCACGGCCAATGTCACTCTGATGGGTGCCGGCCGCAGCGTGCCCCTGTCGTTGACCGTGGCCGGCACCCGGCTCACGGTGAATCCGGCGCAGCAATTGCGTCCGCTGACAGCCTATACCTTGAGTGTGGGCGGGAGCCTGCTTGGTGCGTCCGGCGAGAAGCTTGCCGGTGCTCAATCACTCAGCTTCACCACCGGCGACGGCAACTGGCAAACAGCGCAATTGATCGAGACCAACAATGCGGGCCCTGCGATCATTCCCCAGATCGCCATCGATGCCAATGGCAATGCGCTGGCGGTGTGGAGCCAGCACGACGGCGTGCAAATCAGCATCTGGTCCAACCGCTATACGGCAGGATCGGGCTGGGGGACTGCGCAATTGATTGAGACCGATGCTGGCCTCGCAAGCGAACCTGCCATCGCTTTCGACGCCAAGGGCAATGCGCTGGCGGTATGGCGGCAGCACGATGGAGCGCAAAACAGCATCTGGTCCAACCGTTATACGGCGGGATCGGGCTGGGACACTGCGCAATTGATCGAGACCAATAACGCAGGACTCGCGACATCTCCGCAAATTGCGGTCGACGCCAATGGCAATGCGCTGGCGGTATGGATCC
The Noviherbaspirillum cavernae DNA segment above includes these coding regions:
- a CDS encoding DUF502 domain-containing protein, producing the protein MRKYFITGLLILVPLAITLWVLNLVIGTMDQSLLLLPERWQPRNVFGFHIPGLGTILTLLVIFLTGLLTRNFIGNKLVRAWEGLLKRIPIVNSIYSSVKQVSDTLFSSSGNAFRKAMLVQYPRQGSWTIAFLTGVPGGDVRNHLVGDYISVYVPTTPNPTSGFFLMMPRADTIELDMTVDEALKYIVSMGVVSPEHLVPVAKPLSAVSTQTGT
- the aspS gene encoding aspartate--tRNA ligase; amino-acid sequence: MSMRTHYCGLTTEALLGQTVSLCGWVHRRRDHGGVIFIDLRDREGLVQVVCDPDRADVFKTAEAVRNEFCLRITGVVRDRPEGTTNANLQSGKIEVLCHQIEVLNPSVTPPFQLDDDNLSETTRLTHRVLDLRRPQMQQNLRLRYKVTMEVRKFLDANGFIDIETPMLTKSTPEGARDYLVPSRVNAGHFFALPQSPQLFKQLLMVANFDRYYQITKCFRDEDLRADRQPEFTQIDCETSFMGEQEIRDLFEGMIRLVFKNTLDIELPNPFPVMDYATAMGLYGSDKPDMRVKMEFTDLTAVMKDVEFKVFSGAANMEGGRVVGLRVPGGAKEGTGMPRSEIDAYTQFVAIYGAKGLAYIKVNEKAKGRDGLQSPIVKNIHDAALAQIIEQTGAQDGDLIFFGADKAKVVNDAIGALRVKIGHSDFGRKNGLFEETWKPLWVIDFPMFEFDEDNQRYVAAHHPFTSPKDGHEDFLETDPGKAIAKAYDMVLNGWELGGGSVRIHRADVQSKVFRALKIDAEEAQLKFGFLLDALQYGAPPHGGLAFGLDRIVTMMTGAESIRDVIAFPKTQRAQCLLTQAPSEVDEKQLRELHIRLRNVEPAVKA
- a CDS encoding Ig-like domain-containing protein, translated to MKKIPAFFRIDTCLVVTSLSAGLLLAGCGGSTSVQDAPTPALTMASSTVANGAVAVARNVKPQLTFSAGLDGATATTANVTLMGAGRSVPLSLTVAGTRLTVNPAQQLRPLTAYTLSVGGSLLGASGEKLAGAQSLSFTTGDGNWQTAQLIETNNAGPAIIPQIAIDANGNALAVWSQHDGVQISIWSNRYTAGSGWGTAQLIETDAGLASEPAIAFDAKGNALAVWRQHDGAQNSIWSNRYTAGSGWDTAQLIETNNAGLATSPQIAVDANGNALAVWIQRDATRYDVWSNRYTTGSGWGTAQLIESDNAGSADFPQIAVDANGNAMAVWRQSDGVRTNIWSNRYTAGTGWGTAQLIETDDTGDTLLPKIAIDANGNALAIWSQFDGTRNNIWSNRYTAGTGWGTAQLIETNDIAGADAPQIVFDAKGNALAVWVQSDGVRNNIWSNRYTAGSGWGAAQLIETDNAGSVSLPRIAIDADGNALAVWPQSDGVRNNIWSNRYTVGAGWSTAQLIETDNAGDAAFPAIAIDASGSALVVWQHSDGARNNIWSSRFE